The Parus major isolate Abel unplaced genomic scaffold, Parus_major1.1 Scaffold341, whole genome shotgun sequence genome window below encodes:
- the MAP2K7 gene encoding dual specificity mitogen-activated protein kinase kinase 7 isoform X1 encodes MAASSLEQKLSRLEAKLKQENREARRRIDLNLDIGPARARPIIVITLSPAPAPSQRAALQLPLVSEGVRGGPPESPQPAPPPRPRQMLGLPPPPFLVPRSLESIEIDQKLQEIMKQTGYLTVGGQRYQAEINDLENLGEIGSGTCGQVWKMRFRKTGHVIAVKQMRRSGNREENKRILMDLDVVLKSHDCPYIVQCFGTFITNTDVFIAMELMGTCAEKLKKRIQGPIPERILGKMTVAIVKALLYLKEKHGVIHRDVKPSNILLDERGQVKLCDFGISGRLVDSKAKTRSAGCAAYMAPERIDPPDPTKPDYDIRADVWSLGISLVELATGQFPYQNCKTDFEVLTKVLQEDPPLLPPAMGFSGDFQAFVRDCLTKDHRKRPKYNKLLEHTFIKRYETLEVDVATWFKDVMARTESPRPGGGLGHHLPFFTR; translated from the exons ATGGCGGCGTCCTCGCTGGAGCAGAAGCTGTCGAGGCTGGAGGCGAAGCTGAAGCAGGAGAACCGCGAGGCGCGGCGGAGAATCGACCTCAATCTCGACATCGGCCCTGCCCGCGCCCGCCCCA TCATCGTCATCACCCTTAGCCCCGCTCCCGCTCCGTCCCAGCGAGCAG ccctgcagctgcctctggtgAGTGAGGGGGTCCGGGGGGGGCCCCCCGAGAGCCCCCAGCCTGCGCCCCCCCCCAGACCCCGGCAGATGCTGGGACTGCCCCCGCCCCCCTTCCTGGTGCCGCGCAGCCTGGAGAG CATCGAGATCGACCAGAAGCTGCAAGAGATCATGAAACAGACGGGGTACCTGACCGTAGGTGGACAG CGGTACCAGGCGGAGATCAATGACCTGGAGAACCTGGGCGAGATCGGCAGCGGCACCTGCGGGCAGGTGTGGAAGATGCGATTCCGCAAGACTGGCCATGTCATTGCCGTCAAG CAAATGCGGCGCTCGGGGAACCGTGAGGAGAACAAGCGGATCCTGATGGACCTGGACGTGGTGCTCAAGAGCCATGACTGCCCCTACATCGTGCAGTGCTTCGGCACCTTCATCACCAAC ACGGACGTGTTCATCGCCATGGAACTCATGGGCACCTGTGCAGAAAAGCTCAAGAAGCGAATCCAGGGCCCCATCCCTGAGCGCATCCTGGGCAAGATGACAGTGGCA ATTGTGAAGGCGCTGCTGTACCTGAAGGAGAAGCACGGGGTGATCCACAGGGATGTCAAACCCTCCAACATCCTGCTGGACGAGCGGGGCCAAGTCAAGCTCTGCGACTTCGGCATCAGCGGCCGCCTCGTGGACTCCAAGGCCAAGACCCGGAGTGCAGGCTGTGCGGCCTACATGGCG CCGGAGCGCATTGACCCCCCTGACCCCACCAAGCCTGACTACGACATCCGGGCAGACGTCTGGAGCCTCGGCATCTCCCTG GTGGAGCTGGCCACAGGGCAGTTCCCATACCAGAACTGCAAGACGGATTTCGAGGTGCTGACcaaggtgctgcaggaggatcCCCCCCTGCTGCCCCCCGCCATGGGCTTCTCCGGGGACTTCCAGGCCTTTGTCCGCGACTG CCTCACCAAGGACCACAGGAAGAGACCAAAGTACAACAAGTTACTG GAGCACACCTTCATCAAGCGCTACGAGACGCTCGAGGTGGATGTGGCCACCTGGTTCAAGGACGTGATGGCCCGGACAGAGTCCCCGCGCCCGGGGGGTGGCTTGGGCCACCACCTGCCCTTCTTCACCAGGTAG
- the MAP2K7 gene encoding dual specificity mitogen-activated protein kinase kinase 7 isoform X3, which translates to MAASSLEQKLSRLEAKLKQENREARRRIDLNLDIGPARARPIIVITLSPAPAPSQRAALQLPLVSEGVRGGPPESPQPAPPPRPRQMLGLPPPPFLVPRSLESIEIDQKLQEIMKQTGYLTVGGQRYQAEINDLENLGEIGSGTCGQVWKMRFRKTGHVIAVKTDVFIAMELMGTCAEKLKKRIQGPIPERILGKMTVAIVKALLYLKEKHGVIHRDVKPSNILLDERGQVKLCDFGISGRLVDSKAKTRSAGCAAYMAPERIDPPDPTKPDYDIRADVWSLGISLVELATGQFPYQNCKTDFEVLTKVLQEDPPLLPPAMGFSGDFQAFVRDCLTKDHRKRPKYNKLLEHTFIKRYETLEVDVATWFKDVMARTESPRPGGGLGHHLPFFTR; encoded by the exons ATGGCGGCGTCCTCGCTGGAGCAGAAGCTGTCGAGGCTGGAGGCGAAGCTGAAGCAGGAGAACCGCGAGGCGCGGCGGAGAATCGACCTCAATCTCGACATCGGCCCTGCCCGCGCCCGCCCCA TCATCGTCATCACCCTTAGCCCCGCTCCCGCTCCGTCCCAGCGAGCAG ccctgcagctgcctctggtgAGTGAGGGGGTCCGGGGGGGGCCCCCCGAGAGCCCCCAGCCTGCGCCCCCCCCCAGACCCCGGCAGATGCTGGGACTGCCCCCGCCCCCCTTCCTGGTGCCGCGCAGCCTGGAGAG CATCGAGATCGACCAGAAGCTGCAAGAGATCATGAAACAGACGGGGTACCTGACCGTAGGTGGACAG CGGTACCAGGCGGAGATCAATGACCTGGAGAACCTGGGCGAGATCGGCAGCGGCACCTGCGGGCAGGTGTGGAAGATGCGATTCCGCAAGACTGGCCATGTCATTGCCGTCAAG ACGGACGTGTTCATCGCCATGGAACTCATGGGCACCTGTGCAGAAAAGCTCAAGAAGCGAATCCAGGGCCCCATCCCTGAGCGCATCCTGGGCAAGATGACAGTGGCA ATTGTGAAGGCGCTGCTGTACCTGAAGGAGAAGCACGGGGTGATCCACAGGGATGTCAAACCCTCCAACATCCTGCTGGACGAGCGGGGCCAAGTCAAGCTCTGCGACTTCGGCATCAGCGGCCGCCTCGTGGACTCCAAGGCCAAGACCCGGAGTGCAGGCTGTGCGGCCTACATGGCG CCGGAGCGCATTGACCCCCCTGACCCCACCAAGCCTGACTACGACATCCGGGCAGACGTCTGGAGCCTCGGCATCTCCCTG GTGGAGCTGGCCACAGGGCAGTTCCCATACCAGAACTGCAAGACGGATTTCGAGGTGCTGACcaaggtgctgcaggaggatcCCCCCCTGCTGCCCCCCGCCATGGGCTTCTCCGGGGACTTCCAGGCCTTTGTCCGCGACTG CCTCACCAAGGACCACAGGAAGAGACCAAAGTACAACAAGTTACTG GAGCACACCTTCATCAAGCGCTACGAGACGCTCGAGGTGGATGTGGCCACCTGGTTCAAGGACGTGATGGCCCGGACAGAGTCCCCGCGCCCGGGGGGTGGCTTGGGCCACCACCTGCCCTTCTTCACCAGGTAG
- the MAP2K7 gene encoding dual specificity mitogen-activated protein kinase kinase 7 isoform X2 codes for MAASSLEQKLSRLEAKLKQENREARRRIDLNLDIGPARARPTLQLPLVSEGVRGGPPESPQPAPPPRPRQMLGLPPPPFLVPRSLESIEIDQKLQEIMKQTGYLTVGGQRYQAEINDLENLGEIGSGTCGQVWKMRFRKTGHVIAVKQMRRSGNREENKRILMDLDVVLKSHDCPYIVQCFGTFITNTDVFIAMELMGTCAEKLKKRIQGPIPERILGKMTVAIVKALLYLKEKHGVIHRDVKPSNILLDERGQVKLCDFGISGRLVDSKAKTRSAGCAAYMAPERIDPPDPTKPDYDIRADVWSLGISLVELATGQFPYQNCKTDFEVLTKVLQEDPPLLPPAMGFSGDFQAFVRDCLTKDHRKRPKYNKLLEHTFIKRYETLEVDVATWFKDVMARTESPRPGGGLGHHLPFFTR; via the exons ATGGCGGCGTCCTCGCTGGAGCAGAAGCTGTCGAGGCTGGAGGCGAAGCTGAAGCAGGAGAACCGCGAGGCGCGGCGGAGAATCGACCTCAATCTCGACATCGGCCCTGCCCGCGCCCGCCCCA ccctgcagctgcctctggtgAGTGAGGGGGTCCGGGGGGGGCCCCCCGAGAGCCCCCAGCCTGCGCCCCCCCCCAGACCCCGGCAGATGCTGGGACTGCCCCCGCCCCCCTTCCTGGTGCCGCGCAGCCTGGAGAG CATCGAGATCGACCAGAAGCTGCAAGAGATCATGAAACAGACGGGGTACCTGACCGTAGGTGGACAG CGGTACCAGGCGGAGATCAATGACCTGGAGAACCTGGGCGAGATCGGCAGCGGCACCTGCGGGCAGGTGTGGAAGATGCGATTCCGCAAGACTGGCCATGTCATTGCCGTCAAG CAAATGCGGCGCTCGGGGAACCGTGAGGAGAACAAGCGGATCCTGATGGACCTGGACGTGGTGCTCAAGAGCCATGACTGCCCCTACATCGTGCAGTGCTTCGGCACCTTCATCACCAAC ACGGACGTGTTCATCGCCATGGAACTCATGGGCACCTGTGCAGAAAAGCTCAAGAAGCGAATCCAGGGCCCCATCCCTGAGCGCATCCTGGGCAAGATGACAGTGGCA ATTGTGAAGGCGCTGCTGTACCTGAAGGAGAAGCACGGGGTGATCCACAGGGATGTCAAACCCTCCAACATCCTGCTGGACGAGCGGGGCCAAGTCAAGCTCTGCGACTTCGGCATCAGCGGCCGCCTCGTGGACTCCAAGGCCAAGACCCGGAGTGCAGGCTGTGCGGCCTACATGGCG CCGGAGCGCATTGACCCCCCTGACCCCACCAAGCCTGACTACGACATCCGGGCAGACGTCTGGAGCCTCGGCATCTCCCTG GTGGAGCTGGCCACAGGGCAGTTCCCATACCAGAACTGCAAGACGGATTTCGAGGTGCTGACcaaggtgctgcaggaggatcCCCCCCTGCTGCCCCCCGCCATGGGCTTCTCCGGGGACTTCCAGGCCTTTGTCCGCGACTG CCTCACCAAGGACCACAGGAAGAGACCAAAGTACAACAAGTTACTG GAGCACACCTTCATCAAGCGCTACGAGACGCTCGAGGTGGATGTGGCCACCTGGTTCAAGGACGTGATGGCCCGGACAGAGTCCCCGCGCCCGGGGGGTGGCTTGGGCCACCACCTGCCCTTCTTCACCAGGTAG